In Rhizobium sp. SSA_523, a single genomic region encodes these proteins:
- a CDS encoding SCP2 domain-containing protein, which yields MQTTSILALPLKAVPLMPLVPIELVARRLFKLLLLAHGDMFERLGTYKSCRFSFAPTDLPLVFLIEPGVPHLTVLRKGDTFTADAGVEAPLVTLLALLEGRCDADALFFSRDLKVIGDMEAMLAMRNALDDCDIDLPRDLARIGGPAAPVVHRLAVEIRSRSLREIR from the coding sequence ATGCAGACAACATCCATTCTGGCTCTCCCGCTGAAAGCCGTGCCGCTCATGCCGCTCGTGCCAATTGAGCTCGTTGCACGTCGCCTTTTCAAGCTCCTGCTCCTAGCTCATGGCGATATGTTCGAGCGCCTTGGCACATACAAAAGCTGCCGCTTTTCGTTTGCTCCAACGGACCTACCCCTCGTCTTCCTCATCGAGCCTGGCGTCCCTCATCTCACTGTGTTGCGCAAAGGCGATACCTTCACAGCGGATGCGGGTGTCGAGGCCCCGCTGGTAACACTGCTGGCACTCCTTGAGGGGCGTTGTGATGCTGATGCCCTGTTCTTTTCCCGCGACTTGAAGGTGATCGGAGACATGGAGGCCATGCTTGCGATGAGAAACGCACTTGATGACTGCGATATCGACCTTCCGCGTGATCTCGCGCGGATCGGGGGACCGGCCGCCCCCGTCGTTCACAGGCTGGCCGTGGAAATCCGAAGCCGGTCGCTGAGGGAGATCCGGTGA
- a CDS encoding U32 family peptidase produces the protein MSMTELTLGPVYYLWDGPKWRDFYYRIADEAPVDRIILGETVCSKRQHFIEPYLADVVERLERAGKSVAFSSLALVTLERESRMVKELIETSDHAIEVNDLSAIGLINGRRHLVGPLINVYNGPTARLMALRGANRICLPPELPFSSIARIAEDASDVALEVMVFGRMPLAISARCAHARSKGRIKDNCQFVCGEEPDGLPIKTLDRQSFLVLNGVQTMSHTCQLLLGELTDLQEAGVNAFRLSPQDCDMARIATIFRELLSGSLGPEEAATLIGHCYPTAKFSNGFHHAREGAAWVSRAKNTAHAS, from the coding sequence ATGAGCATGACCGAACTGACACTGGGCCCCGTCTACTATCTATGGGACGGCCCGAAATGGCGAGATTTCTATTATCGGATCGCAGACGAAGCGCCCGTGGATCGCATTATCCTCGGCGAGACTGTCTGCTCAAAACGGCAGCATTTCATCGAGCCATACTTGGCAGATGTGGTGGAGCGCCTGGAACGGGCGGGAAAATCGGTGGCCTTCTCCTCGCTGGCGCTCGTCACCTTGGAGCGAGAAAGTCGGATGGTGAAAGAGCTGATCGAGACGTCGGACCACGCTATAGAGGTCAACGATCTCTCCGCAATCGGCCTGATCAATGGCCGCCGACACCTCGTTGGCCCCTTGATCAATGTCTATAACGGTCCAACGGCGCGCTTAATGGCACTACGCGGGGCAAACCGCATCTGTCTTCCGCCCGAACTTCCTTTCAGCTCGATTGCTAGGATCGCCGAAGATGCCTCTGATGTGGCTCTCGAAGTCATGGTGTTCGGTCGCATGCCGCTGGCCATATCGGCGCGCTGCGCCCATGCCCGTTCCAAGGGCCGGATCAAGGACAATTGTCAGTTCGTCTGTGGCGAAGAACCGGATGGTCTGCCAATCAAGACACTCGACCGCCAGTCTTTCCTGGTGCTCAATGGCGTGCAGACGATGTCGCACACGTGCCAACTCCTGCTCGGCGAACTGACCGACTTGCAGGAGGCCGGGGTCAATGCCTTCCGTCTCTCACCACAGGACTGCGACATGGCGCGCATCGCTACCATCTTTCGAGAATTGCTGTCCGGCAGCCTGGGACCTGAGGAAGCCGCCACGTTGATCGGGCATTGTTATCCCACGGCCAAGTTTTCCAACGGCTTTCATCATGCCCGAGAGGGGGCCGCCTGGGTATCGCGGGCGAAAAACACCGCCCACGCATCCTGA
- a CDS encoding peptidase U32 family protein, which translates to MELICPAGTPAAFREAVDAGADAVYCGFRDETNARNFPGLNFSRDELRDAIVYARNKGCMTFVALNTFMRAGDEEIWYRAAADAVRLGADALILADFGLMAHVREHYPEQRLHVSVQASASNPEAINFLVEAFDAKRVVLPRTLTIGDIARIGRKVKCEIEVFVFGGLCVMAEGRCSLSSYATGKSPNMNGVCSPASHVRYRQDGSDMVSELGTYTINRFSQGEAAGYPTLCKGRFDIGDARGYAFEDPVSLDVMGEIEALKDAGVCALKIEGRQRGKAYVAEVVSTLRQVLATAPSGRGPLLTRLRALSEGQKTTVGAYEKRWR; encoded by the coding sequence ATGGAACTGATCTGTCCGGCGGGAACACCAGCCGCATTTCGTGAAGCCGTCGATGCAGGCGCTGATGCGGTCTATTGCGGCTTCCGCGACGAGACCAATGCCCGCAATTTTCCCGGCCTCAATTTCAGCCGAGATGAGCTGCGAGACGCGATTGTCTATGCCCGCAACAAAGGCTGCATGACATTTGTCGCCCTCAACACTTTCATGCGGGCTGGCGACGAAGAGATCTGGTATCGCGCGGCGGCCGACGCGGTAAGGCTCGGTGCCGATGCGCTGATCCTAGCCGATTTCGGCCTCATGGCCCATGTCAGGGAACACTATCCAGAGCAGCGCTTGCATGTTTCGGTCCAGGCGTCTGCTTCCAATCCCGAAGCGATCAATTTTCTCGTCGAAGCCTTCGACGCAAAACGGGTCGTGTTGCCGAGAACGCTGACGATCGGCGACATTGCCCGCATTGGTCGCAAGGTTAAATGCGAGATCGAGGTCTTTGTTTTCGGCGGGCTTTGCGTCATGGCCGAGGGACGCTGCTCGCTTTCATCCTACGCCACCGGCAAATCGCCCAATATGAACGGCGTCTGCTCCCCGGCGAGCCATGTGCGGTACCGACAGGACGGCTCCGACATGGTGTCAGAGCTCGGCACCTATACGATCAACCGCTTCAGCCAAGGCGAGGCCGCTGGTTATCCCACGCTTTGCAAGGGGCGTTTCGACATCGGCGATGCCCGTGGTTACGCCTTCGAAGACCCAGTGTCCCTCGACGTCATGGGCGAAATCGAAGCCTTGAAGGATGCCGGTGTCTGCGCCTTGAAAATTGAGGGACGCCAGCGCGGCAAAGCCTACGTGGCCGAGGTCGTATCGACGCTGCGCCAGGTGCTCGCAACCGCCCCCTCGGGGCGTGGCCCCTTGCTGACCCGGCTGAGAGCGCTGAGCGAAGGGCAGAAGACCACGGTCGGCGCCTATGAGAAGCGCTGGAGATGA
- a CDS encoding UbiX family flavin prenyltransferase — MMRRVILGMSGASGAAIGLQVGRLLAAMDDVELHLVVTSAARRTIAHEAGNEALGRLIGLAAHFHSESDIGASIASGSFRTAGMIVAPCSMRSLAAISTGITDNLLTRAADVQLKERRRLVLLARETPLHLGHLRNMAAVTEMGAVVMPPVPSFYRNPASVEDLVAHIAARAVDLLGLTDAPLIPEWRG; from the coding sequence ATGATGAGGCGTGTCATTCTCGGCATGTCCGGTGCTTCGGGGGCGGCGATCGGTCTTCAGGTCGGCCGGCTCCTGGCGGCCATGGATGATGTTGAACTGCATCTCGTCGTCACGTCAGCAGCGCGCCGGACAATCGCACATGAGGCGGGCAACGAGGCGCTGGGGCGGCTAATCGGGCTCGCTGCTCATTTCCATTCGGAAAGCGATATCGGTGCATCGATTGCCAGCGGATCATTCCGCACGGCCGGTATGATCGTCGCCCCTTGTTCGATGCGGTCTCTTGCAGCGATCTCGACCGGGATAACCGACAATCTTCTCACTCGCGCCGCCGATGTGCAGCTCAAGGAGCGTCGCAGGCTGGTTCTCCTTGCCCGCGAAACGCCGCTTCACCTCGGGCACCTGCGCAACATGGCGGCGGTGACCGAGATGGGGGCTGTGGTGATGCCGCCGGTCCCCTCATTCTACCGCAATCCAGCGAGCGTAGAGGATCTCGTCGCTCATATTGCGGCTCGTGCCGTGGATCTGCTCGGGTTGACGGACGCACCCTTGATACCGGAGTGGAGAGGGTGA
- a CDS encoding UbiD family decarboxylase, whose translation MTQNAPPRRYDGLQAFMTELEKRGRLIRVSRPVSLVHEITEIHRRVLAEVGPALLFERPVRADGAVSEIPLLANLFGTRERIELGYGIPGGKIGDLADLLAELREPRPPASLRDALKKLPVLRSAMALGCRRMSHAECQDIVFEGEAVDLSRLPIQWCWPGEPAPLITWGLVVTASPSDPKDVNVGVYRLQALDRRRLITRWLAHRGAAKHFRQWQSVGRDMPIAVVIGADPQTILSAVMPLPETMSELSFAGVLRGRRAHVVRALTQPLDIPATAEIVLEGAVSIADTALEGPYGDHTGYYNSVEPFPLMTLSAMTMRQDPVYLSTFTGRPPDEPSVLGEAMNALFLPLVKRQFPEIVDLYLPPEACSYRAIVVSIDKRYPGQARRIMLGLWSMLPQFSYTKLIIVVDADVDVRNWSDVIWALSTRFDASRDLVVVDNTPIDYLDFASPKPGLGGKLGLDATNKLGAETDREWGRVLQMTPEVSARVDAIWRELGLGSLKTREGEP comes from the coding sequence ATGACACAGAACGCACCGCCTCGTCGCTACGACGGTCTTCAAGCTTTCATGACCGAACTGGAAAAGCGAGGACGGCTTATCCGCGTCTCGCGGCCGGTGAGCCTTGTCCATGAGATTACGGAAATCCACAGGCGGGTTCTGGCAGAGGTAGGCCCGGCCTTGCTCTTTGAGCGCCCGGTCCGGGCAGACGGTGCAGTGTCAGAAATACCGCTGCTTGCCAATCTGTTCGGCACGCGCGAGCGGATCGAACTTGGCTATGGCATCCCTGGCGGCAAGATCGGCGATCTCGCGGACCTTCTGGCCGAATTGCGCGAACCGAGGCCGCCGGCGTCGCTCCGGGATGCCTTGAAGAAACTGCCTGTGCTTCGCTCCGCCATGGCGCTGGGATGCCGCAGGATGTCTCACGCCGAATGCCAGGACATCGTGTTCGAAGGTGAGGCTGTTGATCTCAGTCGGCTGCCGATCCAGTGGTGCTGGCCCGGCGAACCGGCACCGCTAATCACCTGGGGGCTTGTCGTCACCGCCTCGCCCTCCGACCCTAAGGATGTCAATGTCGGCGTCTACCGGCTGCAAGCCCTGGACCGCAGGCGGTTGATCACGCGCTGGCTTGCCCATCGTGGTGCTGCAAAACATTTCCGGCAGTGGCAGTCCGTGGGGCGGGACATGCCCATTGCGGTCGTAATCGGCGCTGATCCGCAGACAATCCTCTCCGCCGTCATGCCGCTGCCGGAGACAATGAGCGAGCTTTCGTTCGCCGGTGTGCTCAGAGGAAGGCGCGCCCATGTGGTGCGGGCGCTCACCCAGCCGCTAGATATTCCAGCCACTGCAGAAATTGTTCTGGAGGGGGCCGTTTCGATCGCGGACACCGCACTTGAGGGCCCCTATGGCGACCACACGGGCTACTACAATTCCGTCGAACCGTTTCCCCTCATGACCTTGAGCGCGATGACGATGCGGCAGGATCCTGTTTACCTCTCGACCTTCACCGGTCGTCCGCCAGACGAGCCTTCGGTGCTTGGAGAGGCGATGAATGCCCTCTTCCTTCCCCTCGTCAAGCGCCAGTTTCCGGAGATCGTCGATCTCTATTTGCCTCCTGAAGCGTGCTCCTACCGGGCGATCGTCGTGTCGATCGACAAGCGCTATCCGGGGCAAGCCCGCCGGATCATGCTCGGGCTTTGGTCGATGCTGCCGCAGTTCAGCTACACCAAGCTCATCATCGTGGTCGATGCCGATGTTGACGTCAGAAACTGGAGCGACGTCATCTGGGCGCTTTCCACGCGGTTCGACGCCTCCCGCGATCTGGTGGTGGTGGATAACACGCCCATCGACTACCTCGATTTTGCCTCTCCCAAGCCTGGGCTCGGTGGAAAGCTCGGTCTCGATGCCACCAACAAGCTTGGCGCAGAAACCGATCGGGAATGGGGCCGCGTGCTGCAAATGACGCCGGAGGTCTCGGCGCGCGTCGATGCGATCTGGCGCGAACTTGGACTTGGATCCCTCAAGACAAGGGAAGGTGAGCCATGA